The Arachis ipaensis cultivar K30076 chromosome B03, Araip1.1, whole genome shotgun sequence region AGAATTGAATCCCAAGGTTCTGACCTGTTtagtatatttaatttttaggGTATATTTGGTTGGCAGTAAAAATGAATTGCAAATTTTTGTGAATGAGTTCATGTATAAAATAACACATACAGTTCATCTTGAAAAATTTCACCCTATTTTAACCCACCAATTAAACATACTATTCATTTTTTCTGGACTCATCTGCACTTCCGATTTAAACTATACATACGTAGGTGACTTGAGTAGAACAGTCATGAGCAAACTGAAAGTGGAAACTGGAAACTATTGTTGGCACAGCCACAATTGAGTTTTATTAGATTTTTATTGTAACATGACATGAACCTACTTAAAGCACAGATCTAAAAACAGTTTTGGCCATTTGTGCTTAATTTATATTACGGTGGTTCTACCATCTGTTTTGACAAGCAAAATAGGCTTCATTTTTCTGGATGATGTTTATTATTAATAGAAACTGAGAAGTCATATCTGACATGCATTGAATGTGTCTGAAACCTTAATTATTGCATGAATATACATTGCATTATGTCCAAGTATCACATTACATTCATTCTGGCATCTTCAGACACTGTCCTCAGGATTGGATGATTATCCACGTGCTTCCCACCCAAGTGGAGATGAGCGCCACTTGGATCTTAGGTGTTGGATGTCACTTGCAGCAGATTGCATGCATTCCATTGAAGAGCTGTTAGATAAGGAAACCAAACCTAGTAAGGTATAATTTAGAAACAAATTTATCATTATGTGGGAATGCATTATATTTATATACTTTTTATACAAATTAGGGGAAATGTAGATAGCTGAATTGTTGAAGCTTCACCCAATTTAACTGACATATTAAATGAAATGGTGCAGAATTATGGTTCTACAGCTAAGTTGCTATCAGATCTTGAGTTAATAAACCAGGTATTACCTGTGTTCTCCATCTTGCTTGATATTTCATTATGCATCTCTGCAAGAAGGTGAggaataaagataaaagaaaataaCCACATACCCGTAACAGAAATTAGAAATCTTGTGGAAAGTATGATGTTCAAAAAGGAAACTTGATTCCTTCCTTACACTACTTTATAAAAATTTCCCATTGTCCTTAAATATTAGAAAACAAGGTTTCTCTTTGCTTCTTTGTACTATCTAAATAACCAAAGTATGTCATTTGAGTGAAGCCTAATCATGCTCCTTTTATGCCTTCTCCACACACTCCATGGTGTCTTGACCATTGAGATTTTCAATTTTGCTTCTTCTGTGTAGCAGTCCAAGGATGATTGTCTTTTTATCATAAGATTGTGTGCTGATACTAGAGTCATTTCATGTCTACCATAATTATTCATTCCCATGCCTAATTTGAGCTTCATGTACATACAGATGCATTTTGATGTTGCATATGGTGCGTACTTTGATTTTGGAAATCATACAGAGAAGGTATACTGTCAAACTTATGCAAGATTTTCGATGCTAGTGTCCCCATGCCTGAGAATGTGAATTTCTTTGCATGCTTAACCACGATAGGTTCAACTTAAATGGAAAGAAGTGGCGGTTGGACATAATCAAGCTGCTCGTGAGCTTGTCCGGGAAGTTTTCGAGAGACCCAAGTTGAGATTTGTTCCCCACATTGGTTATGTGAGTTTATTCCCGCTCATGACAAGGATCATTCCATCAGTAAGTAGCATTTCCACATTTTGAAGTTATTCCTTGTCTGAATGATTCCACAATTAGATTCATATTATAATTCGGTACTGTCTTGTTCAGGGATCATGGATTCTGGAAAAGCAGCTTGAACTCATTTCAAATCGAAGCCTCTTGTGGACTGACTATGGACTACGTTCTCTTGCCAAAACAAGGTCCATAACCATTGCTCTGATGAATATTTAATTGAATGATTTTAGTCCTTATAAAGTACTCTCTTTTATGATCCCTATAAATTTTTCTTTAGTCCTGACTTAGTTCGACAAAATGATAATGTGATACATCTTTGCCACGTCAATATTTTTTCTTACCATGTCTACACTTGACCAAAACCAAAAACTCATTTAAACCTTCAATTATTCTAGTTACCTTGTTTAGCACTTGATGATTCTAGTGAACCAAAAATTATATTGTGTTTTGTGTCACAGTTCCATGTACATGAAACGCAACACAGAACATGATGCTCCATATTGGAGAGGTACAATTTGGATAAACATGAATTACAGAATTCTTTCAGCACTCCACCATTACTCGAAAGGTAATTCTGGACAGGCAAAAAAGAAAGTAGCAAATCTTTCAATTTATTAACTTATTGTTAGCCCCCAACCGCTAAAAATCTCATTCCTTCCAGAAACTAATCTTTGGGTTGAATTTTATCTCAGAGAATGGCCCGTATCAGGACAGAGCTAAAGCTATCTACGAAGAATTGAGAAGCAATTTAATTAGGTATTGTTCTAGTGTATTTGGTGCTTTTGGAATCTTATCTTTGATATTAGTTTATAAGAATTACATCTTTCCCATCTCACTGCAGAAATATAGTACGCAATTATCGACAGAGTGGATATCTGTGGGAACAGTATGATCAGGTTAAGGGTAAGGGAAAAGGGGTACACCCATTTACGGGTTGGACATCACTTGTGACATTAATCATGGCAGAGGCTTATGAAAAGATTTAGGCAAAGCAGCAGAGATTACATGCAGCAACACAGATCAAATGTGCTCGGTTCTCTTACTGACCGCCTTCTCTCACCGCAAGATTGTTAGTCACCGAAGGCTGCAAGAGATGTGGCGCACGCTGTTGTATTTGAATATTGACCTTCGTAGATTCTAGAAAATGTTTTTAAGTTTTTAATACCTAGGTCCGAATGTGATTGGTGAAAACCATAAAGCAAGATGCCAATAAACTCATGTAAGGTTAAACTCTTGTCTTCCTAATACATTTTTCTTTTGCCCATTTTTTTTTTGTCGCAAGTTAAATTCACCAATACCTTCTTACCAACTACTAATATCTTCAAAAGCAATGTTTTAAATGTTAAaccattttttaaatattttagagACCAAATCAGAGTTACGTTTATGTAAATGTCAATAAAAATGAATGTAAAATAAATGAATCGATAAATTCAAATGCATATTCTTTCCAAGATAAagtatagctcaaatggcataatctctccatactcaattaagaggttgcgggttcgaatctcatatctttggtaaaaaaaaaaaagttctagATTTGTTTTgacatttttttctttataaacgATTATCTTTAGAACTATTCTCCACTTACAAGTCTTTTACCCATACAAgttcatatattttatttcatgtgAGACGCACTTCTTCTAGCATGTTGATTTCACACGCTTCTTAATTTAACAGATTTTTCAATCAACGCGCGCACGTTCTTcttcgttatcgtcatcaccaacaccATCtcatcctcctcttcctccttttttcattagaatttattttcctctttccttttcctccttcttctccttatctcgttgttgaaaataatgaataattcaagtttagATTATCAATTGAACCaaaacgaaattgattattgttttgaatccaatcaagtagcTGAAGTGTAGTttgattttagttaattttttcgttagcagtttatgattctgtaggtgaataatgtttcatcgttgatggtttgaattgaatgtaatgtaaaagttctgtattaaagaaaatatttttctgtatttgcagcaaatttggatgtaacacgaagatatttgggtataacacgaaaatatttgggtgtattctttaagaattttcggtgtatgtgtgttgataaattctgcataattcaaaactcttcttctccctcctcctcatcttctattgcttcttcttcttctttttcatcatcatcatcatcatctttttttttttttcttattcatcttttttttcttgttttattttctcaagtttcttcttgttttactcttttaacaagaataaaaacaaaaaaaaaatcaaacaaagaaaaagaaaaaacataaaatGGTACAAACTTACTTAGAATATGATGAACTTATATtcgttcaactaaaagaaagaaataaataagaaaaaaaaaagaagaaaaaaaaatacagcattagaggaaatatttttctatatttgcagtaaatttaggtgtaacacgaagatatttgagtgtaacacgaagatatttgaatatattgtttaagaattttccgTATATTTGTATTGATAAGTTCTTcataaaattctaaaatttatttatttttatcaaagTATTTGTTTGCAAGTTCTCATGTAATTACAAATAAAAAACGgaaaattttattccttttaatctATCAAATAAGATTATTTTATTGGTTTCTTTTCTCCTAGTCAATTCTTACCTTATTTGATTTCGTCCCTGTAGTGAAATATATATAATGGTATTAAATACCTTTTAGATACCTTTTAGTACTTCCAAACATTAGATGTAGGTGCATAGTGTTTATAATTAGGTTATGTAGCAAcacttttttaatttaaaaaataaaagtaaaaagtatTATCGAAATAAAAAANNNNNNNNNNNNNNNNNNNNNNNNNNNNNNNNNNNNNNNNNNNNNNNNNNNNNNNNNNNNNNNNNNNNNNNNNNNNNNNNNNNNNNNNNNNNNNNNNNNNNNNNNNNNNNNNNNNNNNNNNNNNNNNNNNNNNNNNNNNNNNNNNNNNNNNNNNNNNNNNNNNNNNNNNNNNNNNNNNNNNNNNNNNNNNNNNNNNNNNNNNNNNNNNNNNNNNNNNNNNNNNNNNNNNNNNNNNNNNNNNNNNNNNNNNNNNNNNNNNNNNNNNNNNNNNNNNNTTGTTAGAACTCTTTAACTATTGTAACTAAGTGAATACTCAATTTGGTTCATAAACTTATACATGAGTCTCAATTTAATTCTTAAAATTTCAATTGTCtctatttaattttcaaactttacAAACATGATTCACATTAGTTCTAAGGACAATTTTCAATACACAAGGTTAATAAAGCACTAACATGGACCCCTAAATACCAAGCTGTAACTGGTGAAATGTCGTATTAGTTTTAGTGCTCAAATAGCCAAAAAAATAATAGCAAATCACTTGTTttgagaaaaaaattttcaataaatacaCTTATAATATTTTTGCATAACATTTGACTGTCCACGTCACCGTTCTGTTAACGTTTGTATGTCAAAAATTGTTCTAAGGGCTAACTTGAGTTACATTcaaaaagtttaaaaattaaataaaaataattgaaattttaagaattaaattaaaactaGGCGCAAATCCAAATACCAAATTAAGTGATAATATCTCGTAGTATTCAACTATTCATCTACTAGCTAATTCATAAGCAGAACGACAAGGACTACCTTCACTTTCGCAAACTTTTGAATTAAATCCCAAGAAAATTTACTAAAAAGCATAAATAATTACTCATTAGTATTACGGGAACCGAAAGCCAAATTAGCCCTGATTAAAATATCATAAGAATTTTCTAATAGCGAACAACGCAAACGATGCCCAATTTACTTCCACGATTTACCAACGATGTCTGTGTTCAGCTATAACAGATGGACTGAAACAAAatacaagcaaaaccaacactatcattTAGAAGTATACATAGGAAGCTCAGAATGAATTCCCATTTTCAGTTGCTGTATCCTCAGCCATCATAATTTCCATATCCCTTATATCTCGCTTCAGAACACTGCCAAGTCTTCCTATGGCCTCCGTCTGCTGCTGCAAAACCTGCCCGCAGAAAAGTAGCCAAACTATTACATTAAATTCTTTGAATTTAATATTTTCGaactttctttttatatttgtGCATGGAGATCCAAATTTTAAAGCATAAATCTCAGTTTCATCACAACTTACCTCCTGCAGGTCAGCAAGACTTTGATCATGAATCTTGGCTGATCCTGGAAGATAAACAGAGCCACCAAATCCCATCGAGTTTGCCTGAACACGAGATACTGTTAGAAGGTTTTGTACCCTTCTAGACAGATCAGCTCCAGATCCTCTCAGCTGAAAAGATATTAGCTCAACTTCAGCCATGAATTAATCATTCCAAGACACTCTTATATGTAACATTTACTCACGTTCCATTCAAAAGTATTTCTATGGCTGCAAAACAGTAAATCAAAGGACACAGACCTGCCGGGTAATTGTGGCTAATTTCTCAGCGAGTTCAGCTTCTCCTTTTGTCAGGGGGATGCGACAGCCTTTCCCCTCCAACGCCTCCACTATTCTCATGACCTTATATTAGATACATGAGCAAATAAATTAATGAAATatcaaacaatatatatatatacatatatccaCACACACAATGCAAGGTGATAAAATTCATCAATATGATTATCAGCAACAAATTAACCAAGTCCTACTGAGGGCATACAATTGGAGAGGTGAGGAAGAGTAGGGGTAAACAAAATAAACCCATTTTACAATCTACAGAACAATTCCTTTTCACAAAAAGGAGCCCTTACTCTTAAAAGGCGCCGCTGGAGAATTTGTTCCTTCTGTTTCATTCTTTGAATCCGAGGAAGAGTCTCAGCTTGAAAATGTCTTTGGAGCTGCAAAATGCATTAGATAATTCAGAATAGTCAAAACGTGATTAATATAAAAATCAGTATTACTACAGTACCACTTTAACATTGAACATGGAAAagcagagaaagagaaagagcaaTACCATTTTAACATTGCTTTGGGTTATACGTAATCTCTCTGCATCTGAAACAATGACTTCATCTTGGATCTGCACAACAATGTGAATCAGATATGTATGAACTTCTCATGCATAAAAGGTTCTAATGCTAGCACCAATGTTCATGTGTTAACAAATGTTATGATTCGTTTTGTTAAGAACAAAACCCAACATATAATAGACAATCAACCATATTCCGAAAAAGGTTCAGATATTCAAAGTATGAATGTTATTCTAACAGTTCAACCCTCAAGATAAAAAAATTACAGTAACTTACATTCACTAGAAGCTTAAAATTAAAAGGGATTACCTTAAGGCGTTGTGAAAGATCCTTAAAACCCTGAACAAGTTGGGGCCACAGGCGTTCTCTATCAGCACTTTCCATTCCCTCAAGCTTCCCCATAGCCTCAGCCCACATGATCTGGCAGTATAAACTATTCTCCATAATTAGCCAAGCGGTGGCACAAAGATAACAGCTTGATACATTCCATTACAGACCAAAAACTAACTATTAGAGTCAGTCTGGTATCCCATTAAATTTCAGGGTGTTCATTCCTATCTTCGCCATAATGTTGAAGAGGAAACCAAACTGAGCTCAAGAGTACTTAGAGGAACTGAGGAAATAGCACAAATTTCAAGAAGGGACTTACGTCTGAAACACCAGCAGGCTTAACCCTAAACTGTGGATCCGTTACACTGAACAACAAATGCTGCAGAACAAACACAATGGACCAAAATTAAGATGAACCAGCCCAGCTCTTGGAATTTGAAATGAATAATACAAGATCAAATCCCACAACTGAAAGGGGGGAAATTGCGATTTTCTCAATTTCTTAACTTAGGGgtaaaaaaattgagaaatagTGAGGGAAATACCTTAAAAGCATACTTAAGATTTGTAGGTTCATCCTTGTAAGAATCAACGATTGTCTAAGCGAACAATACAATAAAAACACTCAGGATGAATCAAATGAAACGCACAAATTAACTTGTTTTTTTTTcccataaaaagaaaaaagaggggCTAAGTTATGTTACTTGAATATCCCGATCGGCGAGAGAGAAAGGAACAGGAGCCACATTGGCCATCTGGGTAGTCAACTGAGCATTCGGAAATGGTGTAGGCTGTGCCGGTGTTTGTGGCTGCGGTGCTCCAAAATTGGACTGAAAACCGAACCCAGTGGAAGCCGGTTGCTGAAACAGCGAAGGTGTCTGCTGCTGTGGTTGAGAGGAAAAAGGGGTTGAGAATAGCGAAGAGCCGAATCCGGTAGCGAATGAAGGCGTGGAAGGAGTTCCAAACGCAGGGGTTGAAGACGGAGTACCGAAGACTGGGGCAGAAGAAGGGGTACCGAATGCTGGGGTAGAAGAAGGAGTTCCGAACGCTGGGGTTGAGGAAGGTGCACCGAATGCAGGTGTTGAATTTGGGGTGCCGAATGCAGAAGAAGAAGCCCCGAACATTTTGGTTGCTGTTTAAGAATAGTATAATCAAAGAGATCGATGGGTAAcgaagttgttgttgttgctatgCCGGTGTCTGAATTCGGAGGGAAACTATGTCCTTTCCCAGTTGGAGTTGAATTCGCACTCCAAGTGTTCGACGAAAAGAGTGAAAGAGTAAAGAGAGTGGTGATGGTCTGCACTTTGTTTGAACGGACTCCAACGGCGCCAACAAATTAGTGCGAGCTTTCTTTCCTCTCTCCTCACACCGTCACGCGCAGTCGCGCATACCCAaataaaaaactataaaaaaaaataaaaaagtatgagATTAGTGACTACTCACTAGGTAAGTACTAAGTAGGTAGTATCCATGGTTAACGTAGATTTATTGTTTTATTCACATAGTAAACAATAATTTGCCAACATGAAAATAATTGAGAAAGggttttagtcaccaaaaaataaTTGAGAAAGGGTCTATCTATTCTCTGTGGTTCTGTATCCGTgttaaaaatatcataaatttttttgacattttaatattatatattattaattcaattattaattaaaaaatatatttatattgtcTATTATAAATAAAACAATTtgtaatatataaatatgtatttattagttattgattaaattatcaattaaaaatTAGACATgtacttaaaaaataaattaattatacatGATAATCATATTAAAGATGAGTGTTAATTGGTTATCTTTAACTAGAGTTACTTGAACCAATTGAAAATAAGATTTCtctataaattttttatattattataaatcACNNNNNNNNNNNNNNNNNNNNNNNNNtgtttaatttatttttaatatatattttatattttaatatatacttTATACAAGTGTCTGAATTAATAactgattttttttgtttgtattATGATATATATTTCATatgaataatttaataattaattttgtgtGCAcgaaatataattataattaaattaatttatattaaaattcaatcataaattcatattttaaaataatattttaatcaaATTCTAGTCTTTGTGTCAATTCATGTATAATAGAATAAGTTAAGTAAAATATATtaaggtaaagtattaaattagttttttgtattttgatttaattctgttttaatccttaaagtttaaagtattttatttaaatccaaaaaattCTATTTAACTTTAATATAGTCCTATCGtaactttaaaattaaataattaacagaatGTCTTATGTGACAGCAGTGCAAAAACAAAGTCGATACTTGAGAGAAGATGTACAAACTCGAGAGCCGGAAGATACATAACCGCGGATACATCTCCGCATGCCGTTAACCTTGGTTCAAGCAAATGAAGAACATTGTCTAAAACTCGTATTTTGCGAGAAAGTTCCCCCGCAACCACGAGAATAAGGCCATCGTCACCTTCGCTGCGAAAACTTTTCTCGACAATCGAAGAGGTTGTTTATGAATTTTTCAGATTTAAAAACTAATCttggttaattatttaactttaactTTACCATATgattacattaaaattaaataacacttttttaaatttaaatagacCTAAACATGACAGACCAATTTAGTATTTATGGCTTTACCCAACATATTAAAAATCAGAACACAATTTACTCTCGTATCAAATTCtagtatataagtatataaccatCTCATAATATACACGATTTGGAAAATGAAGTCATCAGTGGTCACCAGATGGATGGAAATACTCCATCATACATCATAGCCACAAGGGGGGAAAGACATGATAATAGAACTAACAGAGCCAAGCAAGAGTAGTAATTAGAATCTGATAATTATCCTGAATCCTAGTTAAACAAGACTGATAGTTCTCCATGACTCACTTCAAGGTCTCTTTTTTCATGCCTTGACTGTTACACTGCCCAAGCATAACCCAGATGGTTTGATCTCACTTGTTTGCCACTCTGATCCAGGGGCTGCAGTTGGATCATACAACAAAGTTTTGCATGTAGGTTCCTCCTCCAGTGAGAACAGCAAGAGTTTACCATCAAGAATTCCGAACCGGAAACCGATACTGGAGCTCCCAGTCAAAGGTAGAGGCTCCATTTTCCATGTATTGTCCTCTGAATTGAAGATTGCCAACTTCCTCTGATTCTTCCACTCCATACAGAACAGCTTCTTTCCCAGTACTGCATGAGCAGTCACCATGACACAACCATTTTTCATCTCACACCAACTGTGCCTTTCAGGATTGTAAACATCAACAAATTTTGAGTTTCCAATTGTAAAACTCGACCTTCCACCCATCACGTACAGCTTCCCTTCGAATCCACACGCGAAGCAACCTCGTCTCGGCCGACGAAGGCTCTCAATCAATGTCCATTTGTCAGTTTCTGGATCATAGACCTCGACACTGGAGAGGCTGTCGCCATCTACTCCATTGCCTCCAACAGCGTACACCAAGCCGTTGACCTCAGCACAAGCAAAGTCATATCGAGCCACATTCATGTTTGATAACCTGCTCCAACTGCAATTGCAATTGCAAACTTTTAACATTGATATACAGATATCAAACAGCTTTATCAATTACAAAGTTATATGCTTCTGACTACCTATAGTTATTATTTTGAAATGTTAGAATGAACGAAGATTTTTAAGACTTAGATCACACAAGTAGTCAACTTGAGTAGCCTCCAAACCCATTCTAAGGTGTCATGTTCCTACTTTCTAGTTTTTACCAGTTTGATGAAACAGTCCAAAAATCATGATTTGTCTTGCAATAACTCAACAATGCAGCAGGATTTTTTGACATGTGTAGAAAGTTGCCAATACTAAAAGATAAGTTGCAGCTGAAATACAAACCTGTTGACACAAGAATTGTATTGGTAAACCTCTGGTGAGGCAGTGGCAGTTCCATCAATAACTGAATAGCCAGCCATGACAAGTAGCTTCCCATTAACAACCACCACCCCGAATCCAGCCTTTGTTGGACCAGGCATTGGTGGAAGAGATCGACGATTCTGACCCTGACAATCCACTACCTCCCAATGGCTTCCTTTCCCTTCTTTATCTGCAGTTAACAGGAAAAGCCATTCCTCAACCAAGCCAGCCAATTTTCTTACCATTATAAATTCTTTGCTCTGAATGAAACACCTCCATCTCTTACAAACACCGGCCATAGCCGGGAGGTCCGAATGAGGCACAAGTGCTAAGCAATACTTGGAAACATCATCAGGCAGCCGAGGTAGAATCGAGCTATCATCATCCTTATCCGATAACTCAGAGCGCACAGAATGCTTGCTCTTAGAAAGTGTTTGATTTTCCTTATTGGGTAAATTAGAAAAACACATATTCGGTTCTGTGAACCACTTCTTACCAGCAATGCATCCAGGCATTTTTGAAATGATCATTAACACATATCAGATATAATATTACCATGTACAGAAATTTTGTCCG contains the following coding sequences:
- the LOC107632001 gene encoding nuclear pore complex protein NUP54, with translation MFGASSSAFGTPNSTPAFGAPSSTPAFGTPSSTPAFGTPSSAPVFGTPSSTPAFGTPSTPSFATGFGSSLFSTPFSSQPQQQTPSLFQQPASTGFGFQSNFGAPQPQTPAQPTPFPNAQLTTQMANVAPVPFSLADRDIQTIVDSYKDEPTNLKYAFKHLLFSVTDPQFRVKPAGVSDIMWAEAMGKLEGMESADRERLWPQLVQGFKDLSQRLKIQDEVIVSDAERLRITQSNVKMLQRHFQAETLPRIQRMKQKEQILQRRLLRVMRIVEALEGKGCRIPLTKGEAELAEKLATITRQLRGSGADLSRRVQNLLTVSRVQANSMGFGGSVYLPGSAKIHDQSLADLQEVLQQQTEAIGRLGSVLKRDIRDMEIMMAEDTATENGNSF
- the LOC107631999 gene encoding F-box/kelch-repeat protein At1g67480, giving the protein MIISKMPGCIAGKKWFTEPNMCFSNLPNKENQTLSKSKHSVRSELSDKDDDSSILPRLPDDVSKYCLALVPHSDLPAMAGVCKRWRCFIQSKEFIMVRKLAGLVEEWLFLLTADKEGKGSHWEVVDCQGQNRRSLPPMPGPTKAGFGVVVVNGKLLVMAGYSVIDGTATASPEVYQYNSCVNSWSRLSNMNVARYDFACAEVNGLVYAVGGNGVDGDSLSSVEVYDPETDKWTLIESLRRPRRGCFACGFEGKLYVMGGRSSFTIGNSKFVDVYNPERHSWCEMKNGCVMVTAHAVLGKKLFCMEWKNQRKLAIFNSEDNTWKMEPLPLTGSSSIGFRFGILDGKLLLFSLEEEPTCKTLLYDPTAAPGSEWQTSEIKPSGLCLGSVTVKA